From the Actinopolymorpha sp. NPDC004070 genome, the window CGCGGCCCGAGCCGCCGCTGCCGCCGAACCCGACCCGGTCCCACCCCGCACAGCCGACCCTGCCCCGACAGCCGATCCGACAGCCGACCCGACTCAGCAGGAGCGTTCGTGAGCCGAAGCCGCACCCTCGTCCATCTGCTGCGCCACGGCGAGGTCGACAACCCGGAGAAGATCCTCTACGGCCGGCTTCCCGGCTACCACCTGTCCCAGCTCGGCCGGGACATGGCCGAACGCGTCGCCGAGACGGTCGCGTCCCGGCAGATCACCCACCTGGTGGCGTCCCCGCTGGAACGCGCGCAGGAGACCGCGCAGCCGGCGGCGGACAAGCTGGGGCTGCCGATCAACACCGACGAACGCCTGATCGAGGCGGGCAACCTCTTCGAGGGGCTGACGTTCGGGGTGGGCGACGGTTCGCTGCGCCGCCCGAGTTCGTGGAAGCACCTGCGCAACCCGATGCGGCCCTCGTGGGGCGAGCCCTACCGCGCGATCGTGGTGCGGATGCTGGCGGCGATGGCTGACGCGCGGACCGCCGCGGAGGGCGAGGAGGCGCTGCTCGTCTCCCACCAGCTGCCGATCTGGACGGCGCGTTCCTACGTCGAGGGCCGCCGCCTGTGGCACGACCCACGCAAGCGTCAATGCACGCTTGCCAGCCTGACGACGTTCACGTACGAGGAC encodes:
- a CDS encoding histidine phosphatase family protein — protein: MSRSRTLVHLLRHGEVDNPEKILYGRLPGYHLSQLGRDMAERVAETVASRQITHLVASPLERAQETAQPAADKLGLPINTDERLIEAGNLFEGLTFGVGDGSLRRPSSWKHLRNPMRPSWGEPYRAIVVRMLAAMADARTAAEGEEALLVSHQLPIWTARSYVEGRRLWHDPRKRQCTLASLTTFTYEDGRIVSVDYSEPAADLLPGGLAGKKFVAGA